In Lascolabacillus massiliensis, a single genomic region encodes these proteins:
- the dapB gene encoding 4-hydroxy-tetrahydrodipicolinate reductase: MKIALIGYGKMGREIEKIALQRGHEVVCTIDINEEDKFQTDSFRSADVAIEFTSPKSALSNYRNAFAADVPVVSGTTGWLEHLDEIIKECEVNGKTFFYASNFSLGVNLFFALNNYLAKLMNRFTDYDVSMEETHHIHKLDAPSGTAITLAEDIISNIDRKSGWILDDNNTTDSTGHDLKIKSFREGEVPGIHTVIYESEADIIKITHDAKSRKGFALGAVLAAEFTKGKKGFLGMKDMLGNL; this comes from the coding sequence ATGAAAATAGCACTTATAGGATATGGTAAGATGGGGCGTGAAATTGAGAAAATAGCCCTGCAAAGAGGACATGAGGTAGTTTGTACAATAGATATAAATGAAGAGGATAAATTTCAAACCGATTCATTCAGGAGTGCTGATGTTGCAATTGAATTTACTTCACCAAAAAGTGCACTTAGCAACTATAGAAATGCATTTGCAGCAGATGTTCCGGTAGTTTCAGGAACAACAGGCTGGCTTGAGCATTTAGATGAGATAATAAAAGAGTGTGAGGTAAACGGAAAAACCTTTTTCTACGCTTCAAATTTTAGTCTCGGTGTAAACCTCTTTTTTGCGCTTAACAACTACCTGGCTAAGCTGATGAACAGGTTTACCGACTATGATGTAAGCATGGAAGAGACACATCATATACATAAACTGGATGCTCCCAGTGGGACTGCAATAACTCTTGCTGAAGACATTATTTCAAATATTGACAGGAAAAGCGGTTGGATATTAGATGATAACAACACAACCGACTCCACCGGCCACGACCTGAAAATCAAATCATTCCGTGAAGGTGAGGTACCTGGTATTCACACCGTGATCTATGAATCAGAAGCAGATATCATTAAAATAACACATGATGCTAAAAGTCGCAAGGGATTTGCCCTTGGGGCAGTTCTTGCCGCTGAATTCACAAAAGGTAAGAAAGGATTTCTTGGCATGAAAGACATGCTTGGTAATCTTTAA
- the ruvB gene encoding Holliday junction branch migration DNA helicase RuvB, whose amino-acid sequence MGDNFDIHSRSNFQETDSDFEMTLRPLTFTGFKGQNKIVENLEIFVSAARMRGESLDHVLLHGPPGLGKTTLANIIANELGVGFKISSGPVLDKPGDLAGILTSLEENDVLFIDEIHRLSPVVEEYLYSAMEDYRIDILIDKGPSARSIQIDLNPFTLVGATTRSGLLTSPLRARFGINMHLEYYDSATLTGIVLRSADILKIKCEINAAEEIASRSRGTPRIANALLRRVRDFAQVKGNGSIDKYISTYALEALNIDKYGLDEIDNKILLTIIDKFKGGPVGITTIATAVGDDPGTIEEVYEPYLIKEGFIKRTPRGREVTELAYQHLGRKRAGNEQGLLF is encoded by the coding sequence ATGGGAGATAATTTCGATATACATAGCAGAAGTAATTTTCAGGAGACAGATAGTGACTTTGAAATGACCTTACGTCCTTTGACCTTCACAGGATTCAAAGGGCAGAATAAGATTGTTGAAAATCTGGAAATATTTGTTAGTGCCGCACGCATGCGCGGTGAGTCTCTTGATCATGTATTGCTTCATGGACCTCCCGGACTTGGAAAAACTACACTTGCAAATATAATTGCTAACGAGTTGGGTGTTGGCTTTAAGATTTCATCAGGGCCTGTGCTTGATAAACCCGGTGATCTTGCCGGGATATTAACCTCTCTTGAAGAGAACGATGTACTTTTTATTGATGAAATACATCGCTTATCACCTGTTGTTGAAGAGTATCTGTATAGTGCAATGGAGGATTACCGAATTGATATATTAATAGATAAAGGACCAAGTGCACGCTCAATACAAATTGATCTCAACCCATTTACATTGGTGGGTGCCACTACAAGAAGCGGTTTGCTTACAAGTCCTTTAAGAGCTAGATTCGGTATCAATATGCACCTTGAATATTATGATTCTGCTACACTCACCGGTATTGTACTCAGGTCTGCAGATATTCTCAAGATCAAATGTGAGATAAATGCTGCTGAAGAAATTGCATCAAGAAGTAGAGGTACACCACGAATTGCCAATGCTTTATTACGACGAGTACGTGACTTTGCACAGGTAAAAGGTAACGGGTCTATAGACAAATATATTTCAACATATGCTTTAGAGGCTCTTAATATTGATAAGTATGGTCTGGATGAGATAGATAATAAGATACTTCTTACAATCATTGATAAATTTAAAGGAGGTCCTGTTGGTATTACTACAATAGCAACAGCTGTTGGTGATGATCCCGGTACCATAGAGGAGGTGTATGAACCCTATCTGATTAAAGAGGGTTTTATAAAACGTACACCGCGTGGAAGAGAAGTTACTGAACTTGCTTACCAGCACTTGGGTAGAAAAAGAGCCGGCAATGAACAGGGGTTACTTTTCTGA
- a CDS encoding NAD-dependent epimerase/dehydratase family protein, with translation MIKKKVLITGASGFIGSTAVDKAIELGYDTWAGIRSSSSRKYLTDSRIQFAFLDCSNKNSLMNQLTDLAEKHGKFDYIIHIAGLTKAIRKSDFDNVNYIQTRNLAESLIEIDAVPEAFVLMSSLSVMGSGDEFGYTPLKNDHIPNPTTAYGKSKLKAENFLKGLKDFPYLIIRPTGVYGPRDKDYYILMKAVKSGLDIGAGFKKQILTFIYSEDLVDVIFKLLEKGIVRKEYIVADGDIYTDTEFNKIVQDALNKKYVIRFKIPLFLVKPAAVISEKAASLLGKASTFNSDKYRIMKQRNWACDITPLKEDINFKPKYRLKQGVEKTVQWYKEQGWL, from the coding sequence ATGATCAAAAAAAAGGTACTTATAACCGGAGCCAGCGGTTTTATCGGAAGCACGGCAGTTGACAAAGCAATTGAACTGGGATATGATACCTGGGCAGGCATTAGAAGCAGCAGTAGTCGAAAGTATTTGACAGACAGTCGCATTCAGTTTGCCTTCCTTGATTGCTCAAATAAAAACAGTCTCATGAATCAGTTAACAGATCTGGCTGAAAAGCATGGAAAGTTCGATTATATTATTCACATTGCAGGTTTAACAAAAGCTATCCGTAAATCAGATTTCGATAATGTCAACTACATACAGACACGCAATTTAGCAGAATCCCTGATAGAAATTGATGCTGTTCCGGAGGCCTTTGTATTGATGAGTTCTTTGAGTGTAATGGGTTCAGGAGATGAGTTTGGCTACACCCCTTTAAAAAACGATCATATACCAAACCCTACCACAGCATATGGAAAAAGTAAACTGAAAGCAGAAAACTTTCTAAAGGGACTCAAAGACTTTCCCTATCTGATTATCAGGCCAACAGGTGTATACGGACCTAGAGACAAAGACTATTATATTCTTATGAAGGCTGTTAAAAGCGGTCTGGATATTGGTGCTGGATTTAAAAAACAGATACTAACATTTATCTACAGTGAAGACTTGGTTGATGTGATCTTCAAACTATTGGAAAAAGGTATTGTCAGAAAAGAATATATTGTAGCTGATGGCGATATATATACTGATACAGAGTTTAATAAAATTGTGCAGGATGCTCTGAATAAGAAGTATGTTATACGATTTAAAATCCCTCTTTTTCTTGTAAAACCGGCTGCAGTGATAAGTGAAAAAGCAGCTTCACTTTTAGGAAAGGCATCCACTTTCAACAGTGACAAATATCGTATAATGAAGCAACGCAACTGGGCATGTGACATAACCCCTCTGAAAGAGGATATCAATTTCAAACCCAAATACAGGTTGAAACAGGGTGTTGAAAAAACCGTGCAATGGTATAAAGAGCAAGGTTGGCTCTAA
- the queG gene encoding tRNA epoxyqueuosine(34) reductase QueG, with product MTFSEEIKKEALRLGFDACGICRATDTGEEERYMKWLAGNHHATMSYMERNIEKRLDPRLLVDGAKSIISVVLNYYPHQKQPTYAPQFAYYAYGKDYHDVVKDKLKLLFEFIKQTYTDVTGRYFSDSAPVLERFWAAQAGIGFVGKNTLLIIPGKGSFFFLGELIIDIELDYDSPIPENCGSCTRCIDACPTGAIEKPFLVNANKCISYQTIENRGEISAEVAPKLKNYVFGCDICQKVCPWNRMSTPHNTDEFMPSEEFMELDLTKLIGMNEKEYQHLFRGSAVKRTKFAGLKRNVNAISKNRNK from the coding sequence ATGACTTTTTCAGAAGAGATAAAAAAAGAGGCTTTGAGACTGGGATTTGATGCATGCGGTATTTGCCGTGCTACTGATACCGGTGAAGAAGAACGATATATGAAATGGTTAGCTGGAAATCATCATGCAACCATGAGTTATATGGAGCGGAATATAGAAAAGAGGCTTGATCCAAGGTTGCTTGTAGATGGTGCAAAATCTATTATTTCTGTTGTACTAAATTATTACCCTCACCAAAAACAGCCCACTTATGCTCCTCAATTTGCCTATTATGCCTATGGGAAAGATTATCATGATGTTGTAAAGGATAAGCTCAAGCTACTATTTGAGTTTATAAAACAGACATATACTGATGTTACAGGTAGATATTTTTCAGACTCAGCTCCTGTTTTGGAAAGATTTTGGGCTGCACAGGCAGGTATAGGATTTGTAGGTAAGAATACTTTGTTGATAATCCCCGGGAAAGGTTCTTTTTTCTTTCTGGGTGAGCTGATTATTGATATTGAACTGGATTATGATTCACCTATTCCTGAAAATTGTGGAAGTTGTACTCGTTGTATTGATGCATGTCCTACAGGAGCTATAGAAAAACCTTTTCTGGTAAATGCCAATAAGTGTATTTCATATCAAACTATCGAGAACAGAGGTGAAATATCTGCGGAAGTTGCTCCCAAACTGAAAAACTATGTCTTTGGTTGTGATATTTGTCAGAAAGTGTGTCCATGGAACAGAATGTCAACTCCTCACAACACAGATGAGTTTATGCCATCGGAAGAGTTTATGGAACTTGATTTAACTAAACTGATAGGTATGAATGAGAAAGAGTATCAACATCTTTTTAGAGGTTCAGCTGTAAAAAGGACGAAGTTTGCAGGATTAAAACGAAACGTTAATGCTATTTCCAAAAACCGTAATAAATAA
- a CDS encoding O-methyltransferase translates to MKDSLLFIRFAAQFAIENRTLSHIKQYRRWHRDKKSGESTLSLGLPWITYDAIKFLEKICNKSMRVFEWGSGGSTIFFAIRCKEVISVEHDIYWLNSLQKKIKELKLNNASLIGIEGKPVDYFNKLDPENPDDFASKEKNSSGLSYEDYVRSIDSYEKGYFDIIVVDGRARNSCIKRAIPHIKAGGYLIVDNSDRKYYLSPFPNLNNPAEWEKKEFTGPVFFQHAFGKTTIFKKLINSQR, encoded by the coding sequence ATGAAGGACTCATTACTATTCATACGCTTTGCTGCTCAATTTGCGATCGAAAACAGAACATTATCTCATATCAAACAGTACAGGAGATGGCATAGAGATAAGAAATCGGGTGAAAGCACTTTAAGTCTGGGTTTACCATGGATTACCTATGATGCTATAAAGTTCCTTGAAAAGATATGCAATAAAAGTATGAGAGTTTTTGAATGGGGTTCAGGAGGATCAACAATATTTTTTGCTATCAGATGCAAAGAGGTGATATCAGTTGAGCACGATATATACTGGTTGAATTCACTTCAAAAGAAGATTAAGGAGCTCAAGCTTAATAATGCTTCACTAATAGGAATTGAGGGTAAACCGGTTGATTATTTCAATAAGTTAGATCCGGAAAATCCTGATGATTTTGCTTCAAAAGAAAAAAATTCATCAGGACTTTCATATGAGGATTATGTCAGGTCAATAGATAGTTACGAAAAAGGATATTTCGATATAATTGTTGTTGATGGGCGAGCAAGAAATTCATGCATAAAAAGAGCCATTCCCCACATTAAAGCAGGAGGTTATCTGATAGTTGACAACAGCGACCGTAAATATTACCTGTCACCATTTCCCAACCTCAATAACCCTGCTGAGTGGGAAAAGAAAGAGTTCACCGGACCAGTATTTTTCCAACACGCTTTTGGAAAGACCACTATTTTTAAAAAACTGATCAATTCGCAAAGATAA
- a CDS encoding lipopolysaccharide biosynthesis protein, translating into MTESSLKSKTILSLFWSFIDKFGQQLLNFVSMLILMNIISAREYGMIGSLAIFIAFSSILIDSGFGRALLNRHNLTDTDYSTVFIFNITLGILLYLILFITAPFLGNLFNTPEITVVARVLFISIILNALGLIHQTLLTKKADFKGLSKINLFALLIADIVAVIMAIYNYGVWALVAQTLIYTLLRTIFLWLYSSWRPKTSFSKKSLTAFFSFSSKLLASNSISTLANNIYPSLIAMFYPMNHVAYFNQAKKYQDIPFLTMSNTFRSVAMLILSEVNRDSERMKRVMSKMMKSISFITFPVGMIMIITAESLFFLFFKEKWLEAVPYFRVLTLAGMLSPFVFIFNELFIAKEKSAYFLGVEIIKTFILIILIILLLPHGLMALASSWVIYIIITLLISATLSGRLISYSSIQFLKDMLPYMVVALICSGISYLVTNGIQSSVLYIITNAIITGGLYILLCRIIKLEMSEEVENWFSNLKKKRK; encoded by the coding sequence ATGACGGAATCTTCACTTAAGAGTAAAACTATTCTGTCCCTTTTCTGGAGTTTTATTGATAAGTTTGGACAGCAGCTCCTAAATTTTGTGAGTATGCTGATCCTGATGAATATTATCAGTGCAAGAGAATATGGGATGATTGGTTCACTTGCAATATTTATAGCTTTTTCCTCAATACTTATAGATAGTGGTTTCGGGAGGGCTTTGCTTAACAGGCACAACCTCACAGATACTGATTACTCAACAGTTTTTATTTTTAATATAACACTGGGTATTTTATTGTATCTGATATTATTTATCACTGCACCATTTCTGGGAAATCTTTTCAATACTCCTGAAATAACAGTTGTAGCAAGAGTACTATTTATCTCAATAATATTAAATGCTTTAGGACTAATTCACCAAACTTTGCTAACAAAAAAAGCAGATTTCAAAGGACTGTCCAAAATTAATCTGTTTGCATTGCTCATTGCTGATATTGTTGCGGTAATTATGGCTATTTACAACTATGGAGTTTGGGCTTTGGTAGCGCAGACACTAATATATACACTTCTACGTACTATCTTCCTTTGGTTATACTCAAGCTGGCGTCCAAAAACAAGTTTTAGCAAGAAAAGTCTAACAGCATTCTTCTCCTTCAGTAGTAAACTACTTGCATCGAACTCGATCTCCACACTTGCTAATAATATTTACCCCAGCTTAATTGCAATGTTTTATCCAATGAATCACGTAGCATATTTTAATCAGGCAAAAAAATATCAGGATATCCCTTTTCTTACCATGTCAAATACTTTTCGCTCTGTAGCAATGCTTATACTATCCGAGGTAAACAGAGACAGTGAGAGGATGAAAAGAGTAATGAGCAAAATGATGAAATCCATCTCTTTTATCACATTTCCGGTAGGAATGATAATGATTATTACAGCAGAGTCACTGTTTTTCCTGTTCTTTAAAGAGAAGTGGCTCGAAGCAGTTCCTTATTTCAGAGTACTAACGCTGGCTGGAATGCTTTCACCATTTGTGTTTATTTTCAACGAATTGTTTATTGCTAAGGAGAAATCAGCTTATTTCCTTGGAGTAGAAATCATTAAGACTTTTATTTTAATTATTCTGATAATATTGCTACTCCCTCATGGATTAATGGCTCTGGCAAGTAGCTGGGTGATCTATATTATTATTACATTACTTATTTCGGCTACTTTATCCGGGAGACTTATAAGCTATAGTTCTATACAATTTTTAAAAGATATGCTTCCATACATGGTAGTTGCATTAATCTGCTCAGGAATATCCTATCTGGTTACAAATGGTATACAAAGCAGTGTACTTTACATTATCACAAATGCCATAATTACAGGGGGGTTATATATACTTTTATGTAGAATAATAAAGCTCGAAATGTCAGAGGAGGTTGAAAACTGGTTCTCTAACCTAAAAAAGAAAAGAAAATGA
- the lepB gene encoding signal peptidase I: MTLKERFGQASGRQWLWFVVWTILTILFSFWSQSPWVLLFILLFLDIYISKFIPWGFWKKSKNDLFRKTMEWVDAIVFALIAVYFINTFFFQNYQIPTSSLEKSLLVGDFLAVSKLSYGPRAPITPLSFPLAQHTMPVTGGKSYIEKPQWKYNRLKGFGKVKRNDIVVFNFPVGDTVALNQQGIDFYLLSKLHPNGSEGVRADKRTYGDIVYRPVDRRENYVKRCIGLPGETIELKNDSVFIDGNYIPNPRLSQHNYMIHTDGTIISSDVFSKLGINIADYNTQNSYGQIVSRSQDLADVDSLSMSIFNLKPRNGNNGRVYFGIPLTNDMIEELESKPFVWEIIKERELPGTSYYFPLDYNTQWTRDNYGPLWIPKKGETITFDSNLDYKVATYERCIKNYEGNDFAYRDGKVFINGEESDSYTFKYDYYFMMGDNRHNSADSRSWGFVPEDHIVGQPQLIWLSLEKDRAWFKGKIRWNRLFRSAKVSA, encoded by the coding sequence ATGACTCTAAAAGAACGTTTTGGACAAGCCTCGGGCAGACAATGGCTATGGTTTGTAGTATGGACAATACTCACCATTTTATTCTCATTTTGGTCGCAATCACCATGGGTATTACTGTTTATACTGCTTTTTCTTGATATATATATTTCCAAATTCATTCCCTGGGGATTCTGGAAGAAATCAAAAAATGATCTTTTCCGTAAAACTATGGAATGGGTTGACGCAATTGTTTTTGCATTAATAGCTGTATATTTTATTAATACATTCTTTTTCCAGAATTATCAAATACCGACATCCTCTCTTGAGAAGTCACTCTTGGTTGGGGACTTTCTGGCTGTAAGCAAACTGAGTTACGGTCCCCGTGCCCCAATTACACCTCTTTCATTTCCGCTTGCACAGCACACAATGCCTGTAACCGGCGGTAAGTCATACATCGAGAAGCCACAGTGGAAATACAACAGACTTAAAGGATTTGGTAAAGTTAAAAGAAATGACATAGTTGTATTCAATTTCCCCGTGGGAGATACAGTTGCATTGAATCAGCAGGGAATTGATTTCTACCTGTTATCAAAACTCCATCCAAATGGCAGTGAAGGTGTTCGTGCAGATAAACGTACTTATGGAGATATAGTCTATCGTCCTGTCGACAGAAGAGAAAACTATGTAAAAAGATGTATTGGGCTACCGGGTGAAACAATAGAATTAAAAAATGACTCTGTCTTCATCGATGGCAATTACATTCCAAACCCCAGACTGTCACAGCATAACTATATGATACATACAGATGGAACTATAATATCTTCTGATGTATTTAGTAAACTGGGAATAAATATTGCCGACTACAACACTCAAAACAGTTACGGACAGATTGTATCCCGTTCTCAAGACCTTGCTGATGTTGACAGCCTTAGTATGTCAATATTCAATCTGAAACCTCGAAATGGTAACAATGGCAGAGTCTATTTCGGTATACCACTAACAAACGATATGATAGAGGAGTTAGAGTCGAAGCCTTTTGTATGGGAAATAATAAAAGAGAGGGAACTGCCGGGAACAAGCTACTATTTCCCACTCGACTATAATACACAGTGGACAAGAGATAATTACGGTCCTCTCTGGATACCCAAAAAAGGTGAAACAATCACTTTCGACAGTAATTTGGATTATAAGGTTGCAACATACGAAAGATGTATAAAGAATTATGAGGGCAACGACTTTGCTTATCGTGATGGTAAGGTTTTCATCAATGGTGAGGAGTCAGACTCCTATACTTTTAAATATGACTACTATTTCATGATGGGTGACAACAGACATAATTCTGCCGACTCACGCTCATGGGGATTTGTACCAGAGGATCATATTGTAGGTCAGCCCCAGCTAATCTGGCTGTCTCTTGAAAAAGACAGAGCATGGTTTAAAGGTAAAATACGCTGGAACAGGCTGTTCCGCAGTGCTAAAGTTTCAGCATGA
- a CDS encoding WbqC family protein: MTSSDSSSVTLLSSLYLAPIEYYYALNRCNKAIIEINDNYQKQSYRNRCIIAGANGPLPLSIPIEKPKSTKSLMKDIRIAEHGNWRHLHWNAITSAYNSTPFFQYYEDDFRPFYEKKITFLHDFNEQLRTLICRLTGIETEITYTETYITEISESLVDLRETIHPKRPSEFITRPYYQVFSDKLGFQNNLSILDLLFNMGNESTFYL, from the coding sequence ATGACATCTTCGGATTCCTCTTCTGTAACCCTGTTATCGTCTCTTTATCTTGCGCCAATAGAGTATTACTATGCTCTTAACAGGTGCAACAAGGCTATTATTGAGATTAACGACAACTATCAGAAACAGTCATATCGCAACAGATGTATTATTGCAGGGGCAAATGGTCCACTTCCTCTTAGTATTCCAATAGAGAAGCCCAAGAGCACCAAATCATTGATGAAGGATATTCGAATTGCCGAGCATGGCAACTGGCGTCACCTCCATTGGAATGCCATTACTTCGGCTTACAACTCGACTCCTTTTTTTCAATATTATGAGGATGACTTTAGACCGTTTTATGAAAAAAAGATTACTTTTCTTCATGACTTTAACGAACAGCTGCGAACATTGATCTGCAGGCTGACAGGGATAGAGACAGAGATAACCTACACAGAAACCTATATAACTGAAATATCAGAAAGTTTAGTTGATCTGCGTGAGACTATTCACCCTAAACGCCCTTCTGAATTTATAACCAGGCCATATTACCAGGTCTTCTCAGACAAGCTTGGATTTCAGAACAATTTGAGCATATTAGATCTTCTTTTCAACATGGGAAATGAGTCCACATTCTATCTGTGA
- the rnr gene encoding ribonuclease R, producing MSKKAASQEPLSKPRKKDLTVLITDFLTENKDKQFNYKQIAAALNVKGEDGRRVLIKVLDKLRDDDIILESSRGRYRINNRGLILDGRFERRSNGKNFFVPDDDGNIIYIPERNSKHAMNGDRVRIQLLAKRKRADTEGAVIEILERAQSRFVGVLEVQRHFAFLVMDSKYLSNDIFIPKEELRGAKNGDKVVVEIVEWPEKANNPVGKVIDILGVPGQNDTEMHAILAQYDLPYKYPENIEKYADTISDKIDRNEISRREDFRDVFTITIDPKDAKDFDDAISFRQLAPNLWEVGVHIADVTHYVKPGDLVDVEAEKRATSVYLVDRTIPMLPERLSNGLCSLRPNEEKLCFSVIFNMNDKAEVKKSRIARTVIKSDSRLTYEEAQTVIETGKGAFATEILKLNDLAKQLRDRRFANGAINFERYEVKFNLDEKGKPLGVFFKESKEANHLIEELMLLANKTVAEVIGKVPKDKKAKAFVYRVHDVPDPEKLDTFNAFILRFGHKMKTSGTKTEVAKSLNSVLDKVQGRPEENLVETIAIRTMSKAIYSTKNVGHYGLAFDYYTHFTSPIRRYPDMLVHRLLERYLNGGKSADQNTLEAQSKHCSDMEQVAANAERDSIKYKQVEFMSDKLGKVYDGVVSGVTEWGIYVEINENKCEGMIPIRELDDDFYELDEKNYRLVGRRTRREYRLGQPVTIKVAKANLERRQLDFIFAN from the coding sequence ATGAGTAAAAAAGCAGCCTCGCAGGAACCTTTATCAAAACCGAGAAAAAAAGATTTAACCGTATTAATTACTGACTTCCTGACAGAGAATAAAGATAAACAATTTAACTATAAGCAAATTGCTGCAGCTTTAAATGTTAAAGGAGAGGATGGTAGGAGAGTACTTATTAAGGTGCTTGATAAACTGCGTGATGATGATATTATTCTTGAATCATCAAGAGGTAGGTATAGAATAAATAACAGAGGATTGATCCTTGATGGACGGTTTGAAAGGAGAAGCAACGGAAAGAATTTCTTTGTTCCGGACGACGATGGTAATATTATATATATCCCTGAGCGAAACAGCAAGCATGCGATGAATGGTGACCGGGTTCGTATACAGCTTCTTGCAAAAAGAAAACGTGCCGATACCGAAGGTGCAGTGATTGAGATTCTTGAACGTGCTCAGAGCAGATTTGTAGGTGTTCTGGAGGTGCAGAGACATTTTGCTTTTCTTGTAATGGATAGCAAGTATCTCTCTAACGATATATTTATCCCTAAAGAAGAGCTCAGAGGTGCAAAGAATGGGGATAAGGTGGTAGTAGAAATTGTTGAATGGCCGGAGAAAGCTAATAATCCTGTTGGTAAGGTCATAGATATTTTGGGTGTACCTGGGCAGAATGATACAGAGATGCATGCTATTTTAGCTCAATATGATCTTCCATATAAGTATCCTGAAAATATTGAAAAATATGCTGACACAATTTCGGATAAAATTGATAGGAATGAGATATCCAGAAGAGAAGACTTCAGGGATGTGTTTACTATAACTATCGACCCTAAAGATGCAAAGGATTTTGATGATGCTATCTCCTTCAGGCAGTTGGCTCCAAATCTCTGGGAGGTTGGGGTGCATATTGCTGATGTAACTCATTATGTAAAACCGGGCGATCTTGTTGATGTAGAAGCTGAGAAAAGAGCAACCTCAGTCTATCTTGTTGATCGTACAATTCCAATGCTGCCAGAGAGGTTAAGCAACGGTTTGTGTTCTCTCAGACCAAATGAGGAGAAATTATGTTTCTCTGTCATATTCAATATGAACGATAAGGCTGAGGTTAAAAAGTCAAGAATAGCAAGAACTGTAATAAAATCAGATAGCCGACTTACATATGAGGAAGCACAAACAGTTATTGAAACAGGTAAAGGTGCTTTTGCAACAGAAATACTCAAGCTTAATGATCTCGCAAAGCAGTTGCGTGATAGAAGATTTGCCAATGGGGCAATAAATTTCGAGAGATATGAGGTTAAATTTAATCTTGATGAAAAGGGTAAACCTCTTGGAGTATTCTTCAAGGAGTCTAAAGAGGCAAATCACCTGATTGAGGAGCTGATGCTTCTTGCAAACAAAACTGTTGCAGAAGTTATAGGCAAGGTACCTAAAGATAAAAAAGCCAAGGCATTTGTTTACAGGGTACATGATGTTCCTGACCCTGAGAAGCTGGATACGTTTAATGCTTTTATTCTACGCTTTGGTCATAAGATGAAAACATCAGGAACAAAAACAGAAGTTGCAAAAAGTCTGAACTCCGTACTTGATAAAGTGCAGGGACGCCCTGAAGAGAATCTTGTGGAAACTATTGCAATTCGAACAATGTCAAAGGCTATCTACTCTACAAAGAATGTAGGACATTATGGTCTGGCATTTGACTATTACACACATTTCACTTCTCCTATACGAAGGTATCCTGATATGCTTGTTCATAGATTACTTGAGAGATACCTAAATGGTGGTAAGAGTGCAGATCAGAATACACTTGAGGCTCAAAGTAAACATTGTTCTGATATGGAACAGGTTGCAGCAAATGCTGAACGTGATTCAATAAAATATAAGCAGGTAGAGTTTATGTCCGACAAGCTCGGTAAGGTTTATGATGGAGTAGTATCAGGAGTTACGGAGTGGGGGATATATGTTGAGATCAACGAAAATAAATGTGAGGGAATGATTCCGATCAGGGAGCTGGACGATGATTTCTATGAACTGGATGAAAAGAATTACAGGCTGGTAGGGCGTCGTACCAGAAGAGAATACAGACTCGGGCAACCTGTTACAATCAAAGTTGCAAAAGCAAATCTAGAACGCAGGCAACTGGACTTTATCTTTGCGAATTGA